One window of the Perca flavescens isolate YP-PL-M2 chromosome 5, PFLA_1.0, whole genome shotgun sequence genome contains the following:
- the ctu1 gene encoding cytoplasmic tRNA 2-thiolation protein 1, producing the protein MPVLCSNCVDKRAVLKRPKTGHSLCKECFFWAFEEEVHQTIVAAQLFNPGEIVGIAASGGKDSTVLAHIMKLLNERYNYGLELMLLSVDEGISGYRDDSLETVKRNQQQYELPLKIVSYEELYGWTMDAIVKQVGLKNNCTFCGVFRRQALDRGAIMLKVDKICTGHNADDVAETVLMNVLRGDIARLRRCTAISTASEGEGVVPRCKPLKYAYEKEIVLYAYFKKLDYFSTECIYSPNAYRGHARTFLKDLESVRPSSIMDIMHSGENLSVREGVKMPVQGTCNRCGYISSQALCKSCVLLEGLNRGLPKLGIGKHHRLHDKILSQQPLTEKEERKLKSTDF; encoded by the exons ATGCCTGTCCTGTGCAGTAACTGTGTTGACAAGCGTGCTGTGCTGAAACGTCCAAAAACGGGCCATTCGCTGTGTAAGGAGTGCTTTTTCTGGGCCTTTGAGGAGGAGGTGCATCAGACAATCGTGGCAGCACAGCTGTTCAACCCTGGGGAAATAGTAGGAATTGCTGCCTCGGGTGGAAAGGACTCCACAGTGCTCGCACATATAATGAAGCTTCTAAATGAGCGATACAACTATGGCCTTGAACTTATGCTTCTCTCGGTGGACGAGGGAATCTCTGGTTACCGAGATGACTCCTTGGAGACAGTAAAGAGGAATCAGCAACAGTATGAGCTGCCACTGAAGATTGTGTCGTATGAGGAGCTGTATGGCTGGACTATGGATGCTATAGTGAAGCAGGTGGGACTGAAAAATAACTGCACCTTCTGTGGAGTGTTCAGAAGGCAGGCATTAGACAGAGGAGCCATCATGCTGAAAGTGGACAAGATATGTACAG GTCACAATGCTGACGACGTGGCGGAGACTGTTTTGATGAACGTCTTGCGAGGGGACATAGCCCGTCTGCGCCGCTGCACTGCCATTTCCACAGCCAGCGAAGGCGAAGGGGTCGTGCCGCGCTGCAAGCCCCTCAAATATGCGTATGAGAAAGAGATTGTTCTCTACGCTTACTTTAAGAAGTTGGACTACTTTTCCACTGAATGTATCTACTCTCCCAATGCTTATCGTGGCCATGCGAGGACCTTTTTAAAAGACCTGGAGAGCGTAAGGCCTAGCTCCATAATGGATATCATGCACTCAGGGGAGAACCTGTCGGTGCGGGAGGGGGTGAAGATGCCTGTGCAGGGAACCTGCAACCGCTGTGGCTACATCTCCAGCCAGGCTCTGTGCAAGTCATGTGTGCTGCTAGAGGGGCTGAACCGAGGTCTGCCAAAGCTGGGCATCGGCAAACACCACCGCCTGCATGACAAAATCCTCTCCCAGCAGCCCCTTActgagaaggaggagaggaagctgAAATCAACAGACTTTTGA